GCGCAAAAGCCGCCCACGGGCCGCAGCCGCGTGATCCGCGAACCCATCGTGTGCACGATGCGCCAGCCGCCGAACAGGGTACCCAGCGCGATCATCGAGATCGCCGCGACCTCGACCCAGAGCGGCGGGACGACGTCGGCGCGCGTGAGGTACAGGTGACGCAGCACCCCCGTCTCGCCCGCGAACGCCGCCTGCGCCTGACGCGAGGCGAGCAGCCCGACGATCACCCCCATCGTCTTCTGCGCGTCGTTGCCGCCGTGCGCGAGCGAGAGGAGCCCCGACGAGAGCAGCTGCCCGCGCCGGAACACGCGGTCCACCTTCCGCGGCGTCGCGCGGCGGAAGAGGTTGAGGACCAACACCATGAGCGCGAAGCCCATGAAGGCGCCGAGCATCGGCGAGAGGGCGATCGCGGAGAGCGTCTCGACCCACTTGCGGCCGAAGGTGATCCCGGACGCGCCGGCCTTGGCGAGCGCGGCGCCGGCGAGGCCGCCGATGAGCGCGTGCGAGGAGCTCGACGGGATCCCGTAGTACCAGGTGACCAGGTTCCAGACGATCGCGCCTAACAGGGCGGCGAAGATCAGGTTCGGGTCGACGATGTCGCCGCGCACGAAGCCGGTCGCGACGGCCTTCGCGACCGCCGCCCCGCCGACGAACAGCGCGGCGAAGTTGAACAGCGCGGCCCACAGCACGGCCCGGAACGGCGTGAGCACGCGCGTCCCGACGATCGTGGCGATCGAGTTCGCCGAGTCGTGGAAGCCGTTGATGAAGTCGAACGCGAACGCGATCAGGACGATCGCCAGGATGTACGTGACCACGTCGGGAGTGCGAGAGGACCGGACCCTGCGGCGGACGGGATCTGCGGCGGCGGGACGGCCCGACGGGTCGGCTAGGAGTTCTTCAGCGCGATGCTCTCGAGCACGTTCGAGACGTCCTCGCACTCGTCAATCGCGTCCTCGAGCTTGTCGTAGAGCTCCTTCCACTTGATGACTTCGAGCGGGTCGGGGTGGCCGGCCTCGGCGTCGAAGAGGTCGCCGACGGCGCGCTGGTAGATCGCGTCGCCCTCCTCCTCGAGCTTCTTGATCTGCTGGCCGCGCGCGGTCACCTCGGAGGGGCGGCGCATGCTCGCCACCTGCTCCTCGATCACCGCGCCCGCGCGCACGAGCACGTCGGCGAGCGCGAGCGCCGGCGGGCGCGCCTCGGTGATGCGGAACATGACCGCGCGCCGCGCCGTGCCGTCCATGAGGTCGACGACGTTGTCGAGCCGGTTGGCGAGCAGGTGGATGTCCTCGCGGTCGATCGGCGTCACGAAGCTCGCGTCGATGCGCTTGTTGACCTGCAGGACGAGCCCGTCCGCCTCGTGCTCGACACTCTTCATCTGCCCCTCCAACTCGCGGAGGCGCGCGGGCTCGCTAAACAGCTGATGCAGCAGCCGGCCCGACGTCGTGATGCGGCGGGCCAACTCGGCGAACAGCTCGAAGAAGTGCTCGTCCCGCGGGATCAGGCGCACGATGAAGGGGGCGACGTGGAGGCGGGGCGGTGACGGTGGCGCGCCCCCGCGCGGTCGGCAAATTACACGCCTCGGCCCGTCAGGCCGTGGGGTCCCACACGGCGCGCGCGTCCCCGGCCGTCACGCGGCGCGCCACGCGCCCGCGGTCCTCGAACACCCGGACGAGCAGGAATCCGGCGACGAACCCGCCGATGTGCGCCCACACGGCGACCCCCGCCGACGCGTCGGGGCGCAGCGTGT
The Gemmatimonadetes bacterium T265 genome window above contains:
- a CDS encoding inorganic phosphate transporter, producing the protein MVTYILAIVLIAFAFDFINGFHDSANSIATIVGTRVLTPFRAVLWAALFNFAALFVGGAAVAKAVATGFVRGDIVDPNLIFAALLGAIVWNLVTWYYGIPSSSSHALIGGLAGAALAKAGASGITFGRKWVETLSAIALSPMLGAFMGFALMVLVLNLFRRATPRKVDRVFRRGQLLSSGLLSLAHGGNDAQKTMGVIVGLLASRQAQAAFAGETGVLRHLYLTRADVVPPLWVEVAAISMIALGTLFGGWRIVHTMGSRITRLRPVGGFCAETGGGLVILLASHFGIPVSTTHTITGSIVGVGATNRLSAVRWGIAGRIVWAWVLTIPAAGLMAGLSYLVLRALVPAANG
- a CDS encoding phosphate transport regulator gives rise to the protein MRLIPRDEHFFELFAELARRITTSGRLLHQLFSEPARLRELEGQMKSVEHEADGLVLQVNKRIDASFVTPIDREDIHLLANRLDNVVDLMDGTARRAVMFRITEARPPALALADVLVRAGAVIEEQVASMRRPSEVTARGQQIKKLEEEGDAIYQRAVGDLFDAEAGHPDPLEVIKWKELYDKLEDAIDECEDVSNVLESIALKNS